One Mya arenaria isolate MELC-2E11 chromosome 7, ASM2691426v1 genomic window carries:
- the LOC128240095 gene encoding uncharacterized protein LOC128240095, whose translation MTLKHFSEHALCNNIRGKVMFLTALDDYFHNISDTMRINFILDLCARRDAMLIKWVKEVFDKDGDGSISHFERIYYVR comes from the exons AT GACGTTAAAACACTTCTCCGAACACGCTTTATGCAATAATATTCGGGGAAAGGTTATGTTTCTTACGGCCCTGGATGACTACTTTCACAATATATCAG atacaATGCGGATAAACTTTATCCTTGATCTGTGTGCGAGACGGGATGCTATGCTAATTAAGTGGGTGAAGGAAGTGTTCGACAAAGACG GTGATGGTTCCATATCGCATTTCGAACGGATATACTACGTGCGATGA
- the LOC128240093 gene encoding uncharacterized protein LOC128240093, whose product MMAVDTMGFIPMLCLALLVITVAGRAIESNVSGADQMQNDGVVKKAEDGLRKYNGPAVHHFAKHGLCNHSFGKIRFFRALQKHFHNISDDMKIAFVLDVCKRGDQMLTKWVQEIFDRDGDGYISHFERDIYR is encoded by the exons ATGATGGCTGTAGACACTATGGGATTTATTCCAATGCTTTGCTTGGCGCTGTTGGTGATCACAGTGGCGGGACGGGCAATTGAGTCAAACGTCTCTGGTGCGGACCAAATGCAAAATGATGGTGTTGTCAAAAAGGCTGAAGACGGTTTGCGGAAATACAATGGACC AGCAGTTCACCACTTCGCAAAACACGGTCTGTGTAACCACAGTTTCGGCAAGATCAGATTCTTTAGGGCTCTCCAGAAGCACTTCCATAACATATCAG ATGATATGAAAATCGCATTTGTCCTTGACGTTTGTAAGAGAGGAGATCAGATGCTGACAAAATGGGTTCAGGAAATATTTGACAGAGACG gtGACGGATACATCAGCCATTTTGAAAGAGATATCTACAGATGA
- the LOC128241186 gene encoding uncharacterized protein LOC128241186: protein MKQCVVLVLSVLGMDVLCVSGKSFQYLESAQNFGQNNLCKTHDQRQMLQRALIDKVCSLSDKQSNTGLTNDDFMLYVVRSLCKDTGGWLADWVLKHVDTDGDGRVSHFEKNMFYNSYRLSPN, encoded by the exons atgaaacagTGTGTCGTGTTGGTTCTCAGTGTTTTGGGAATGGACGTTTTATGTGTATCTGGAAAGTCCTTCCAATATTT AGAAAGTGCCCAAAATTTCGGACAAAACAacctgtgcaagacccatgacCAGAGACAGATGCTTCAGAGAGCATTAATTGACAAGGTCTGCTCATTATCTGATAAGCAGAGCAACACAGGCTTAACAAATG ATGACTTCATGCTGTACGTAGTCCGCAGTCTTTGCAAAGATACAGGTGGCTGGCTCGCGGATTGGGTGCTCAAACACGTTGATACGGATG GTGATGGACGGGTATcccattttgagaaaaatatgtTCTACAATAGCTACAGGCTTTCGCCAAACTAG